A window of the Microplitis mediator isolate UGA2020A chromosome 5, iyMicMedi2.1, whole genome shotgun sequence genome harbors these coding sequences:
- the LOC130667781 gene encoding FAD-dependent oxidoreductase domain-containing protein 1 has translation MLRNIIRTSSQLFPRNSRSFHSSSIVYDKGNEEDEYKAKLEKDEEGDDYWMTAPDPEHPVLRTMRVMGRQVRDIKQRVFFWKETAPPDWDEWEIDSTGFPTHVDVLIIGGGIMGMCAAYWLQKEGGKGFQVVVVEDKPMEEYTSSMLLTASNLTQQYALEENIEMSLFGTEFIRDVNKYLGIDKEPHIDIEFRPHGNLILAKDEDAERLIKNVRLQNSMGVPTTIYTATQLQRMFPWLNTEGIAIGTMGAEKEGSFNPYALLRALRRKCIALGVEIATAEVKGFIFSKIPNFTIVSPSTADLYSKLNHAVVKTAAGEKKIIQFAAAVVAAGTQSGHISSLMKIGRTCGVRSVPLPVIPRPRHLCYFEAPEGPNLNTPLVNDLSGCFFRRESLTNLYMASKIPPKENIESMEDVSEDNLLDSETYFHREILPSLVERVPSFKNSKLISSKAGLYDYNYFDENGVVGPHPLYSNIFFATGFGEQSFIQAPAVGRGITEYLRNTNYKTIDLYRLNFERFITNEEMRAKVV, from the exons ATGTTGCGAAATATTATTCGTACTAGTAGTCAATTATTTCCCAGAAACTCTAGATCATTTCATAGTTCATCAATTGTTTACGATaag gGCAATGAAGAAGATGAGTACAAAGCAAAACTGGAGAAAGATGAAGAAGGTGATGACTACTGGATGACAGCACCAGATCCAGAGCATCCAGTATTACGGACAATGCGGGTGATGGGTAGACAAGTTCGTGATATCAAACAGCGTGTATTTTTTTGGAAGGAGACGGCACCTCCAGACTGGGATGAATGGGAAATAGATTCGACTGGTTTCCCAACTCATGTTGATGTTCTCATAATCGGCGGGGGCATAATGGGAATGTGTGCTGCCTACTGGCTGCAAAAAGAAGGCGGAAAGGGTTTTCAAGTTGTCGTTGTTGAAGATAAACCGATG gAAGAATATACATCGTCAATGCTTTTGACAGCCAGCAATTTAACTCAGCAGTACGCATTAGAAGAGAACATTGAAATGTCACTTTTCGGTACCGAATTTATCCGGGATGTGAATAAATACTTGGGTATTGACAAAGAACCTCATATAGATATAGAGTTCAGGCCCCATGGAAATTTGATCCTGGCCAAGGACGAGGACGCTGAGAGACTCATAAAAAATGTGAGACTACAAAATTCTATGGGAGTACCGACTACTATTTATACTGCGACGCAACTGCAACGCATGTTCCCGTGGCTCAACACCGAAGGAATAGCAATCGGTACCATGGGGGCTGAAAAAGAGGGTTCATTTAATCCCTATGCGTTGTTGAGAGCCTTGAGACGGAAATGTATAGCTCTTGGGGTTGAAATCGCTACTGCGGAAGTCAAAGGATTCATTTTTAGcaaaattccaaatttcacTATCGTTTCACCGTCGACTGCTGATCTTTACAGTAAACTTAATCATGCTgtt gTGAAGACAGCGgctggtgaaaaaaaaatcatccaaTTCGCTGCAGCTGTAGTTGCTGCTGGTACCCAAAGCGGACATATCTCTAGTCTTATGAAAATTGGACGAACTTGCGGTGTACGTTCAGTTCCATTGCCTGTAATTCCaag ACCGAGGCACTTGTGTTATTTTGAAGCACCAGAAGGCCCGAATTTAAATACTCCCTTAGTAAATGACCTGTCTGGTTGCTTCTTCAGACGTGAGAGCTTGACAAACCTTTACATGGCCAGTAAAATTCCTCCGAAGGAAAATATTGAGTCAATGGAAGACGTGAGTGAAGATAATTTACTCGATAGTGAAACTTATTTCCATCGAGAAATTTTACCTTCGCTGGTAGAACGAGTGCCGTCTTTCAAaaacagtaaattaatttcttcaaaGGCTGGATTGTacgattacaattattttgatGAGAACGGGGTCGTTGGCCCACATCCTCTGTACTCTAACATCTTCTTCGCGACTGGTTTCGGTGAACAAAGTTTCATTCAAGCCCCCGCAGTGGGCCGCGGTATTACTGAGTATCTCAGAAACACAAACTACAAGACAATTGACCTCTACAGATTGAATTTTGAACGGTTTATCACAAATGAAGAAATGAGAGCTAAAGTTGTTTAA
- the LOC130667782 gene encoding calcium load-activated calcium channel: protein MWADTVLIVFISVCTALLGEGLTWLMVYRTEKYQKLKTEVEKQSKKLEKRKEAHGDSLDKQQKKKIEREEERLKNNNRDLSLVKMKSMFAIGFAFTALLSMFNSIFDGKVVAKLPFVPITWIQGLSHRNLPGDDFTECSFIFLYILCTMSIRQNIQKLLGFAPSRTASKQSGSIFGPPPQQFK, encoded by the exons atgtggGCGGATACGgtattaattgtatttataagTGTCTGCACAGCTTTGCTAGGAgaag ggttGACGTGGCTGATGGTGTACAGAACCGAAAAGTATCAAAAACTCAAAACCGAAGTTGAAAAACAGAGCAAAAAAT TGGAAAAACGTAAGGAAGCACATGGAGACTCACTGGACAAACagcagaagaaaaaaatagaaagagAAGAAGAgagattgaaaaataataatcgtgaTCTGTCGTTAGTCAAAATGAAATCAATGTTTGCTATTGGGTTTGCATTCACGGCATTGCTCAGTATGTTCAATAGTATATTTGATGGTAAAGTTGTCGCTAAATTGCCATTCGTTCCCATCACATGGATCCAAGGATTGTCGCATAGAAATTTACCTGGAGATGATTTCACAGAGtgctcatttatttttttgtatattttatgtaCTATGAGCATCAGAcag aatattcaaaagttacttGGGTTCGCGCCATCAAGAACAGCCAGCAAACAAAGCGGAAGTATCTTCGGGCCACCACCCCAAcagttcaaataa